One stretch of Nitratiruptor tergarcus DSM 16512 DNA includes these proteins:
- a CDS encoding nitrite reductase, translating into MKRVFFSLFFIGLLHADVLIHELEAKSSQKSGYDIYYKYCSMCHGKQREGISAPPLLPSFIKRMSDERLRDIIKNSLPQTLMPKFDFLSDGEVAKIIAYLRSPAKNIRWTKEDIKKSKVAFNNPKKNLGIKNIENITLVVERGANRVWVMENEKVLDRFSFVNVHGGLKYTLDGKNFYVPTRDGWIGHYSLEHGRVEHKIRACVNLRNISLSRDGKYLFATA; encoded by the coding sequence ATGAAAAGAGTCTTTTTTTCCCTTTTTTTTATTGGACTACTACATGCTGATGTGCTCATTCATGAGTTAGAAGCAAAATCCTCGCAAAAAAGCGGTTATGATATCTATTATAAATATTGCTCCATGTGTCACGGAAAGCAGAGAGAGGGTATCTCTGCTCCTCCCCTTTTACCATCTTTTATAAAGCGTATGAGTGATGAGAGATTGCGAGATATTATCAAAAACTCTCTCCCGCAAACACTCATGCCAAAATTCGATTTTTTAAGTGATGGAGAGGTTGCAAAAATTATCGCATATCTTCGATCTCCAGCGAAAAATATACGTTGGACAAAAGAAGATATTAAAAAAAGTAAAGTAGCATTTAACAATCCTAAAAAAAACCTCGGCATCAAAAATATTGAGAATATAACACTAGTAGTGGAGCGTGGAGCAAACCGTGTGTGGGTAATGGAAAATGAGAAGGTTTTAGATAGATTCTCCTTTGTGAATGTGCATGGAGGATTAAAATATACGCTTGATGGAAAAAACTTTTATGTGCCTACGAGAGATGGGTGGATAGGTCACTATAGTCTTGAGCATGGAAGAGTAGAGCATAAAATCAGAGCCTGTGTTAATCTACGCAATATCTCTTTGAGTCGTGATGGAAAATACCTCTTTGCTACTGCATAA
- a CDS encoding c-type cytochrome gives MNKNRKFYPRLFGLSLFKEKCWGCHHQTAMAFGPPFAAIAKKRTRDEMIAQILDPKNMYKHLGYKRNSMPAFKLSPKELQSITDYIMSFKDK, from the coding sequence ATTAATAAAAACAGGAAATTTTACCCGAGACTTTTTGGTCTATCTCTCTTTAAAGAGAAGTGTTGGGGATGCCATCATCAAACGGCTATGGCTTTTGGCCCTCCTTTTGCAGCAATTGCAAAAAAGCGGACACGGGATGAGATGATCGCGCAAATTCTTGATCCAAAAAATATGTATAAGCATTTGGGATACAAGAGAAACTCTATGCCAGCATTTAAGCTCTCTCCTAAAGAGTTGCAAAGTATAACTGATTATATTATGAGTTTTAAGGATAAGTAG
- the cobA gene encoding uroporphyrinogen-III C-methyltransferase yields the protein MGKVYLTGAGPGDIELLTLKAARVIKEADVIIYDRLANPEILQMAKNGCEFIYVGKEDGKHILPQEQINEVIYKSALRYDVVVRLKGGDPFVFGRGGEEGKYLFERGVDFEIIPGITSSISVPAYAGIPVTHRGVSVSFRVVTGHEAPNKEASQIPWENFKTDDTIVFLMGLHNLQQIAQKLIEIGKPKDFPVAVISKGTTPEQKTVVGTLENIYEKARDLPTPALIVVGKVVNLRESLNWFEKSARQNALAYA from the coding sequence ATGGGAAAGGTCTATCTTACTGGTGCTGGACCTGGTGATATTGAGCTTTTGACGCTCAAAGCTGCAAGGGTTATTAAAGAGGCCGATGTTATTATTTATGATAGACTTGCCAATCCTGAAATTTTACAAATGGCTAAAAATGGCTGTGAATTTATCTATGTCGGTAAAGAGGATGGTAAACATATTCTCCCTCAAGAGCAAATCAATGAAGTTATTTACAAAAGCGCTCTGCGTTATGATGTAGTAGTACGCTTGAAGGGCGGAGATCCTTTTGTTTTTGGAAGAGGAGGAGAAGAGGGAAAATATCTTTTTGAAAGAGGAGTTGATTTTGAAATAATTCCAGGAATCACATCTTCAATAAGTGTGCCAGCCTATGCAGGAATACCTGTGACACATAGAGGCGTGAGTGTGAGCTTTCGCGTAGTAACTGGCCATGAAGCTCCTAATAAAGAGGCGAGCCAAATACCCTGGGAAAACTTTAAAACAGATGATACTATCGTTTTTTTGATGGGACTCCATAACCTCCAACAAATTGCACAAAAACTTATTGAAATTGGCAAACCTAAAGATTTTCCTGTCGCAGTAATATCAAAAGGCACTACTCCTGAACAAAAAACAGTCGTAGGTACTTTAGAAAATATCTATGAAAAGGCAAGAGATCTTCCTACTCCTGCACTCATTGTAGTAGGTAAAGTTGTTAATTTAAGAGAGAGTCTTAACTGGTTTGAAAAGTCTGCTCGGCAAAACGCACTTGCCTACGCTTAG
- a CDS encoding c-type cytochrome — MENRPSVWSSNRFWRRSATWVTGVSAVLLIFLTMDSMSQMTMGTAKDIQNKVTKRIPSPVVINYKIDYQLNRKRGHEVPIIGGMDANGNSKYEEKEKFFGRDDYSEKEAQALIHKGKLTIQAKNCMDCHTLLGNGAYYAPDLTKAWLDPTWNTLAAAYGGKEYAIAKFLENPPAMAMHERKMPNLGITPEEAKAVVAYLKFMAAIDTNGFPRNFGKIKGAVDARK, encoded by the coding sequence ATGGAAAATAGGCCATCAGTGTGGAGCTCTAATCGCTTCTGGCGAAGGTCTGCTACATGGGTAACGGGTGTATCGGCAGTATTGCTGATATTTTTAACGATGGATTCAATGTCCCAGATGACAATGGGAACAGCCAAAGATATCCAAAATAAAGTCACCAAGCGCATTCCATCACCGGTAGTGATCAACTATAAGATCGACTATCAGCTCAATAGAAAGCGCGGACATGAAGTGCCAATTATTGGTGGCATGGATGCAAACGGCAATAGTAAATATGAAGAGAAAGAGAAGTTTTTTGGGAGAGACGATTACAGTGAAAAAGAAGCACAAGCTCTTATTCACAAAGGAAAACTAACAATCCAAGCGAAAAACTGTATGGATTGCCATACACTTTTAGGAAATGGTGCATACTACGCTCCAGATCTCACTAAAGCATGGCTCGATCCAACATGGAATACATTAGCAGCTGCATATGGAGGCAAAGAGTATGCAATAGCAAAATTTTTAGAAAATCCGCCTGCTATGGCTATGCATGAGCGCAAAATGCCAAATTTAGGTATTACACCAGAAGAAGCAAAAGCTGTGGTTGCATATCTTAAATTTATGGCGGCAATTGATACAAACGGATTTCCAAGAAACTTTGGAAAAATAAAAGGAGCGGTAGATGCAAGGAAATAA
- a CDS encoding radical SAM/SPASM domain-containing protein, translating to MFRLSNLLKSTLEEKPSRALNGAIAIWNFTNRCNLSCLHCYSKSGLDATDTLTTEKILSTIPQLKNAGIKFVIFSGGEPLTRKDIFLIAKVMKDEGIMTYLSTNGLYINPGNVEKIIDTFGYIGISIDGDEKTHDRFRGLVGSYAKSLQAIDLIHQAGGKVGIRFTITKETKESLAHIFELAETKGIDKIYISHLVYSGRGLDNLAMDLTKEERKEAVDFIIEKAFAYYDEGRDIDIVTGNMEMDAVVFLEKLRQKYPHKNHVLEEKLRRWGGNSAGRNLVNINSEGDVKPDPFFPITLGNIFDKPFDEIWLDNENPYLQRLRQFPRKIGGKCAACEWIEICNGGSRPRAWAISGDLWDEDPSCYIV from the coding sequence GTGTTTAGATTAAGTAATCTACTCAAATCCACTCTGGAAGAGAAACCTTCAAGAGCTTTAAATGGTGCAATAGCGATATGGAATTTTACAAATCGCTGCAATCTTAGTTGTCTGCACTGCTATTCTAAAAGTGGTCTTGATGCAACAGATACGCTTACAACAGAAAAGATTCTCTCTACTATTCCCCAGCTTAAAAATGCTGGAATCAAGTTTGTTATCTTTAGCGGAGGAGAGCCGCTTACGAGAAAAGATATCTTTTTGATTGCCAAAGTCATGAAAGATGAGGGAATAATGACCTATCTTTCTACAAATGGGCTCTATATTAATCCTGGAAATGTAGAAAAAATTATTGATACATTTGGCTATATAGGTATTAGCATAGATGGAGATGAGAAGACGCATGATAGATTTAGAGGACTCGTAGGGTCGTATGCTAAGAGTCTGCAAGCAATTGATTTGATCCATCAAGCAGGTGGAAAAGTTGGGATACGTTTTACGATAACAAAAGAGACAAAAGAGAGCCTTGCACATATTTTTGAGCTAGCTGAGACAAAAGGTATTGATAAAATCTACATCTCCCATCTTGTCTATAGTGGTCGAGGCCTCGATAATCTTGCTATGGATCTTACAAAAGAGGAGCGTAAGGAGGCAGTTGACTTTATCATTGAGAAGGCTTTTGCTTACTATGATGAGGGGCGTGATATCGATATAGTTACAGGCAATATGGAGATGGATGCAGTAGTTTTTTTAGAAAAATTGAGACAAAAATATCCGCACAAAAACCACGTTTTAGAAGAGAAACTTCGACGTTGGGGTGGAAATAGTGCAGGGAGAAACTTAGTCAATATCAATAGCGAAGGTGATGTAAAGCCAGATCCCTTTTTTCCAATAACTCTTGGTAATATTTTTGATAAACCATTTGATGAAATTTGGCTGGATAATGAAAATCCCTATTTGCAAAGGTTGCGCCAATTCCCGCGAAAAATTGGTGGTAAATGTGCTGCGTGTGAATGGATTGAGATATGCAATGGGGGTAGCCGTCCAAGAGCATGGGCAATAAGTGGAGATCTGTGGGATGAAGATCCTAGTTGCTATATTGTGTAG
- a CDS encoding cytochrome D1 domain-containing protein — protein sequence MRITLLIFLLLSALLAREKVFVVERENSALAVIENHKLKNEIPNMHNFNHAVVKFIENDGYAITRDGYLIKFDPLKEKKLKEVKASQSAIGFTLAKDFVAVANYANKTVEIFDRDLHKLQTIKTGSRNVGIKTYKDYLIFAAMDSDAIWVMKKISTTTFDRFGVPHKKIFFKKVKVIENAGEVPFDAMINKNLYVVGFFNSPFVGVLNLDTFEYKQVPLQLEKRTIVLKVPHFGFWSIMKDKFFIPAVGDNKVFVFDKDFHFIKAIEVEGNPVFTSLSPDRKFLAVTFSGKKFPIVQIVDTKSLQVIKRFDFGGMVLHVRWSAEEPLLYVSNNGKSEVIGMDTRNWQKLFSVAVPKPSGIFIFKY from the coding sequence ATGCGAATAACTCTTTTGATTTTTTTACTTCTTAGTGCACTTTTAGCTCGCGAGAAGGTATTTGTGGTGGAGCGAGAAAACAGTGCATTAGCTGTGATAGAAAATCATAAATTGAAAAATGAAATACCAAATATGCACAATTTCAATCATGCAGTTGTGAAGTTTATAGAAAATGATGGGTATGCCATTACACGTGATGGATATTTGATTAAATTTGATCCACTGAAAGAGAAAAAACTCAAAGAGGTCAAAGCGAGCCAAAGTGCTATTGGTTTTACATTGGCAAAAGATTTTGTAGCAGTAGCTAATTATGCCAACAAAACAGTAGAGATTTTTGATAGAGATCTTCATAAACTCCAAACTATCAAAACAGGCTCACGCAATGTAGGAATTAAAACATACAAAGACTACCTCATTTTTGCAGCAATGGATAGTGATGCAATATGGGTTATGAAAAAGATTTCTACAACCACTTTTGATAGATTTGGTGTGCCACACAAAAAGATTTTTTTTAAAAAAGTAAAAGTTATTGAAAATGCTGGAGAGGTTCCTTTTGATGCAATGATCAATAAAAATCTCTATGTGGTGGGATTTTTCAACTCCCCCTTTGTTGGCGTATTGAATCTTGATACCTTTGAATATAAGCAAGTCCCACTGCAACTAGAAAAAAGGACAATAGTATTAAAAGTTCCCCATTTTGGCTTTTGGTCTATTATGAAAGATAAATTTTTCATCCCAGCCGTAGGGGATAATAAAGTCTTTGTGTTTGATAAAGATTTTCATTTTATTAAAGCTATTGAAGTAGAAGGAAATCCAGTCTTTACTTCTCTTAGCCCTGATAGAAAATTTTTAGCAGTGACATTCAGTGGCAAAAAATTTCCTATTGTGCAAATAGTTGATACTAAAAGTTTGCAAGTTATTAAACGATTTGATTTTGGCGGAATGGTGCTGCATGTAAGATGGAGTGCAGAGGAGCCTTTGTTGTACGTTTCTAATAATGGAAAAAGTGAAGTTATAGGGATGGATACCCGAAACTGGCAAAAGCTTTTTAGTGTAGCTGTGCCAAAACCTTCAGGGATTTTTATATTCAAATATTGA
- a CDS encoding cbb3-type cytochrome c oxidase subunit I has product MQGNNVQLYEGQKLALKYFTVAIALFGAQLLFGLLAAIQFLYPDFLFGVIDFSINRILHINALVVWLLYAMIGAVYWLLPDEAGVEVVGVKLGNLAFYILTAAVVVVVLVYLLVQIGPGKESTIWFITEGREYIEAPRWADIGIVAVVLVFLFNVYATVMKGRHTGILVVLMADLIALAGLYLAGMFYTDNIAVDQYWWWWVVHLWVEATWEVYVAAVGGYILIKTLNANRKVVEMWLWIEVAMMFGSGILGLGHHYFWIGTPEYWWEIGALFSALEPVPLVGLFVHVLYDWGKERGKGNTIKNVPAFAWLTVETFGNFLGAGVWGFMHTLPQINLYTHGTQWPAAHGHLAFFGAYVAIMIAAVYLAIQGKAGLKELKMTKAGWWAITLITVGVLLMTVALTLSAYVQTMVERGMYGGTWEGYFVAQANQWFVQGLGWRLATGLMVIAGYVLLVYDLLTCTKKQPSEVYEASGAAAAA; this is encoded by the coding sequence ATGCAAGGAAATAATGTACAACTCTACGAAGGACAGAAGTTAGCACTCAAGTACTTTACGGTTGCGATTGCACTTTTTGGTGCACAGCTGCTTTTTGGGCTTTTGGCTGCAATTCAGTTTTTGTATCCAGATTTTCTATTTGGAGTGATCGATTTCTCTATCAATAGAATTTTACATATCAATGCACTAGTAGTTTGGCTTCTCTATGCGATGATAGGTGCAGTTTATTGGCTGCTGCCTGATGAGGCCGGTGTTGAAGTAGTTGGTGTTAAGCTAGGAAATTTAGCTTTTTACATACTCACTGCAGCAGTTGTAGTTGTTGTACTTGTCTATTTGCTTGTGCAAATTGGACCAGGTAAAGAGTCTACAATTTGGTTTATTACTGAAGGTCGCGAATATATTGAAGCACCACGATGGGCAGATATTGGTATCGTTGCAGTGGTATTAGTATTCTTGTTTAATGTATATGCTACTGTAATGAAGGGACGCCATACTGGTATTTTGGTTGTATTGATGGCAGACCTTATCGCACTAGCTGGTCTTTACTTAGCTGGTATGTTCTATACTGATAATATCGCAGTAGATCAATACTGGTGGTGGTGGGTTGTACACCTCTGGGTTGAAGCTACTTGGGAAGTCTATGTAGCAGCAGTTGGTGGTTATATTCTTATCAAAACTCTCAATGCTAACAGAAAAGTGGTTGAGATGTGGCTATGGATAGAGGTAGCCATGATGTTTGGTTCTGGTATCCTAGGTCTAGGTCACCACTATTTCTGGATTGGTACGCCTGAGTATTGGTGGGAAATTGGAGCACTCTTTAGTGCACTCGAGCCAGTTCCATTAGTAGGTCTCTTTGTGCATGTTCTCTATGACTGGGGTAAAGAGAGAGGTAAAGGAAATACAATTAAAAATGTCCCAGCTTTTGCATGGCTTACTGTTGAGACTTTTGGAAACTTCCTTGGTGCAGGTGTTTGGGGATTTATGCATACTCTCCCTCAAATCAACCTCTATACTCACGGAACGCAGTGGCCAGCAGCACATGGACACTTAGCATTCTTTGGAGCATATGTCGCAATAATGATTGCTGCAGTCTATCTTGCAATTCAAGGAAAAGCAGGTTTGAAAGAACTTAAAATGACAAAAGCTGGCTGGTGGGCAATCACTTTGATTACTGTAGGTGTGCTTTTGATGACTGTTGCATTGACACTCTCAGCATACGTGCAAACAATGGTTGAGAGAGGTATGTATGGAGGTACTTGGGAAGGATACTTTGTAGCGCAAGCAAATCAATGGTTTGTACAAGGCTTGGGATGGAGACTTGCTACAGGTCTTATGGTTATAGCTGGTTATGTACTTTTGGTATATGATCTCTTAACTTGTACTAAAAAACAACCATCTGAAGTGTATGAAGCAAGTGGAGCAGCTGCAGCAGCGTAA
- the nosZ gene encoding Sec-dependent nitrous-oxide reductase codes for MRRTFKRLLSLAAAVGLVSSAAVAQSELEKIMKERGLTQDDILAAAKTYTPSGGRDKYIVFSSGGQSGQIMVYGVPSMRILKFIGVFTPEPWQGWGYDDDTKKVLKEGWYRGKPITWGDTHHPAISETNGVYDGKWLAINDKANPRIAIIDLKDFVTKQIVVNPVFKSDHGGAFFTPNSEYILEACQYGAPFDNEYHPMEEYADVYRGGVTCWKFDHENGRVIKDESFVIEMPPYMQDLSDAGKEMSYGWGFTNSFNSELYTGGIEKGLPPFEAGMSRNDTDYLHVYNWRKLAELAKDPKNVKVINGIKVIPIEVAVKNDCLFLIPEPKSPHGVDVSPDGRYIVVCGKLDTHATVYDFKKIMEAVKNHDFAGKDPYGIPIIDMKKAMHCQAELGLGPLHNQYGPKWKTEGEIYTSLYVDSQVVKWDYLTCEVKDRVNVNYNIGHLCGMEGKTEDPQGEYIIALNKLAIDRFNPIGPLHPQNHQLIDISGKKMKLLYDMPVPLGEPHQAVAIRASKLHPEVRYPMGTNPFTGKVHEGKTLAGQEKIVRKGNHVYVYGTLVRSHINPEHVTVNKGDIVTFYLTNLERAEDETHGFTVDWYNVHASLEPGKTVAVTFKADREGVFPYYCTEFCSALHLEMMGYLLVKDPNKKYKSVKKIKLKKMSKEQLMKEYKKTVALNEATKKVIQSVVKFLKENHYEKYPVVKQLVEDAMDQFNKVPAEEKKAEEALKKGDIETAINFQYQAWQYLVKTADVGIRAKDLLVRKLATPMSEAAKRGEAAFAEGGCNGCHVIGKVSSGPDLVGVLKRHENGEKWVAEFIKNPASKYNDPYVKAMIDYFNLRMPNQHMSDQEIKDIIEYLKWVDENANLF; via the coding sequence ATGAGGCGAACATTTAAACGGCTCTTAAGTCTTGCCGCTGCGGTAGGGCTGGTCTCGAGTGCTGCTGTTGCGCAGAGTGAACTTGAAAAGATCATGAAAGAGCGGGGTCTTACCCAAGATGACATTTTGGCTGCTGCCAAAACCTATACTCCATCAGGAGGAAGAGATAAGTATATAGTATTCAGTTCTGGTGGACAGTCTGGTCAGATAATGGTTTATGGCGTTCCATCAATGCGTATATTGAAGTTTATAGGTGTTTTTACGCCAGAGCCATGGCAAGGTTGGGGTTATGATGATGATACAAAAAAAGTCCTCAAAGAGGGATGGTATCGAGGTAAGCCAATAACATGGGGTGATACGCACCACCCAGCTATTAGTGAAACTAATGGTGTATATGATGGAAAATGGCTTGCAATCAATGATAAAGCAAACCCAAGAATCGCTATTATTGATCTCAAAGACTTCGTAACAAAACAGATAGTTGTTAACCCTGTTTTTAAATCAGATCATGGTGGTGCATTTTTTACACCAAATAGTGAATATATTCTTGAAGCGTGTCAGTATGGTGCACCATTTGATAATGAATATCATCCGATGGAAGAGTATGCAGATGTTTATCGTGGTGGTGTGACATGTTGGAAATTTGATCATGAAAATGGTCGTGTAATAAAAGATGAATCTTTTGTTATAGAGATGCCACCATATATGCAAGATTTGAGTGATGCAGGTAAAGAGATGAGTTATGGATGGGGATTTACTAACTCATTCAACTCAGAGTTATATACAGGTGGTATTGAAAAAGGTCTTCCTCCATTTGAAGCGGGAATGAGTCGTAACGATACTGACTATCTGCATGTATATAACTGGAGAAAGCTTGCAGAACTTGCAAAAGATCCAAAAAATGTGAAAGTTATTAATGGAATTAAAGTAATTCCTATTGAAGTGGCAGTAAAAAATGATTGTCTCTTCCTCATTCCAGAACCAAAATCACCACATGGTGTTGATGTAAGCCCAGATGGACGCTATATTGTTGTGTGTGGTAAGCTTGATACCCATGCAACTGTGTATGATTTCAAAAAGATTATGGAAGCAGTGAAAAATCACGATTTTGCTGGAAAAGATCCTTACGGTATTCCTATTATTGATATGAAAAAAGCTATGCATTGTCAAGCTGAGCTTGGTCTTGGACCACTACATAACCAGTATGGACCAAAATGGAAAACAGAAGGGGAAATTTATACTTCACTCTATGTTGACTCTCAAGTTGTAAAATGGGATTATCTCACCTGTGAAGTAAAAGATAGAGTAAATGTGAATTACAACATCGGACACCTTTGTGGTATGGAAGGAAAAACTGAAGATCCACAAGGCGAATATATTATTGCATTAAATAAACTTGCAATCGATAGATTCAATCCAATTGGACCACTTCATCCACAAAACCATCAGCTCATTGATATCAGTGGTAAGAAGATGAAGTTGCTCTATGATATGCCAGTGCCACTAGGTGAGCCTCACCAAGCAGTTGCAATTCGCGCAAGCAAACTCCATCCAGAAGTACGCTACCCAATGGGAACTAATCCATTTACTGGAAAGGTTCATGAAGGAAAAACACTTGCTGGACAAGAAAAAATTGTTCGTAAAGGTAATCATGTCTATGTATATGGTACACTTGTTAGAAGCCATATCAACCCAGAGCACGTAACTGTGAATAAAGGTGATATTGTCACATTCTACCTCACTAACCTTGAGCGTGCAGAAGATGAGACACATGGGTTTACAGTTGACTGGTACAATGTCCACGCATCACTTGAGCCTGGTAAGACAGTTGCTGTAACATTCAAAGCAGACCGTGAAGGTGTATTCCCATACTACTGTACAGAATTCTGTTCAGCATTGCACCTTGAAATGATGGGTTACTTGCTTGTAAAAGATCCAAACAAAAAATATAAATCTGTCAAAAAAATCAAACTCAAAAAAATGAGCAAAGAGCAGCTCATGAAAGAGTATAAAAAAACAGTTGCTCTCAACGAAGCGACTAAAAAAGTTATTCAAAGCGTAGTGAAATTCCTCAAAGAGAATCACTATGAAAAATATCCTGTTGTAAAACAGCTCGTTGAAGATGCTATGGATCAGTTTAACAAAGTGCCAGCTGAAGAGAAAAAAGCTGAAGAAGCGCTCAAAAAAGGCGATATAGAAACAGCTATCAACTTCCAATATCAAGCTTGGCAATATCTTGTAAAAACTGCCGATGTTGGTATTAGAGCAAAAGACTTGCTAGTAAGAAAACTTGCTACTCCTATGAGTGAAGCTGCAAAACGTGGTGAAGCTGCATTTGCAGAAGGTGGATGTAACGGATGTCACGTTATCGGTAAGGTGAGCTCTGGACCAGACCTTGTAGGTGTTCTCAAACGCCATGAAAACGGTGAAAAATGGGTAGCAGAATTTATTAAAAATCCTGCTAGCAAATATAACGATCCGTATGTTAAAGCGATGATTGACTACTTCAATCTCCGCATGCCTAATCAGCATATGAGCGATCAAGAGATCAAAGATATCATCGAATACCTCAAATGGGTTGACGAAAACGCCAACCTCTTCTAA
- a CDS encoding nitrite reductase — MKLKIGMSAVLAVSAFASVALAGGDIYLGSDEMKKATQIYFDRCAGCHGMLRKGALGPNLLPKKTKAMGTETLEYIIYNGTPGGMPDWGASGELTKAETKLMAKFIQLPPVSPPEKSMADMKKSWKLLVPPEKRPTKPETTRNWENYFGIVLRDVGKVAIVDGDTKELVSIVPSGFATHILRTSKSGRYMYAIGRDGKASVIDLWMKKPQNVAEIRTCNDARSIDTSKAKGYEDEYAVVGCYWPPSIVTLKGDTLEPIQIVSTASYTYDTGEFTREARVASIVANHHKPEWVINVKETGQVWLYNYADPRNPDIHMLMAERYLHDGGWDLTKRYFLVAANARNKVVAVDTKEGEVAAIIPSGGTKPHPGRGANINHPKYGPLWATGHIGSNDISFIGTDPTYHPQYAWRVVKKISLPGDGGGNLFIKTHPACKYIIADRPVNPDRKLQTQLYVIDKNKLEVVKTIKIPKKYVKERTVKVNGKKIKVKPRGPVHIEFNKDGDEFWVSVWGNKLLPSAILVYDSDSLKLKKAITGDWVRTPTGKFNVFNTKYDIY; from the coding sequence ATGAAACTCAAAATTGGAATGAGTGCTGTACTAGCAGTAAGTGCCTTTGCAAGTGTGGCTTTAGCAGGAGGAGATATATATCTCGGCTCTGATGAGATGAAAAAGGCAACGCAGATCTATTTTGATAGATGTGCGGGATGTCACGGGATGTTAAGAAAAGGAGCTCTTGGTCCAAACTTGCTTCCTAAAAAAACCAAAGCAATGGGGACTGAGACGCTAGAGTATATTATTTATAATGGTACTCCTGGTGGTATGCCTGACTGGGGTGCATCAGGTGAGCTTACAAAAGCTGAAACGAAGTTGATGGCAAAATTTATCCAACTTCCTCCAGTATCACCTCCAGAAAAGAGTATGGCTGATATGAAAAAGAGCTGGAAGCTTTTGGTACCACCAGAAAAGCGTCCTACAAAGCCAGAAACTACGAGAAATTGGGAGAACTATTTTGGTATAGTACTCAGAGATGTGGGTAAAGTAGCAATTGTTGATGGCGATACAAAAGAGCTTGTAAGCATTGTACCTTCAGGATTTGCAACTCATATCCTCAGAACCTCTAAATCTGGCCGCTATATGTATGCGATTGGGCGCGATGGTAAAGCAAGCGTTATTGATCTTTGGATGAAAAAACCACAAAATGTTGCGGAAATTAGAACATGTAACGATGCAAGAAGTATCGATACTTCAAAAGCAAAAGGGTATGAAGATGAGTATGCAGTAGTTGGATGTTACTGGCCTCCTTCAATCGTAACACTCAAAGGTGATACGTTAGAGCCAATTCAAATCGTATCAACTGCAAGCTATACCTATGATACAGGAGAATTTACACGAGAAGCTCGTGTTGCTTCTATTGTTGCAAATCACCATAAACCTGAATGGGTTATCAACGTTAAAGAGACAGGACAAGTATGGCTCTATAACTATGCAGATCCAAGAAACCCAGATATCCATATGCTTATGGCTGAGAGATATCTCCATGATGGTGGTTGGGATTTGACTAAACGCTACTTCCTTGTAGCTGCAAACGCAAGAAACAAAGTAGTTGCAGTCGATACAAAAGAGGGTGAAGTTGCTGCAATTATTCCAAGTGGCGGTACAAAACCACATCCAGGACGTGGTGCTAATATCAACCATCCAAAATATGGTCCACTATGGGCAACTGGTCATATCGGCTCAAATGATATTAGCTTTATTGGTACAGATCCAACATATCATCCACAATATGCTTGGAGAGTTGTGAAAAAAATAAGCTTGCCAGGTGATGGTGGTGGTAACCTCTTTATCAAAACACACCCAGCTTGTAAATATATCATTGCTGATAGACCAGTTAACCCAGATAGAAAGCTACAAACACAACTCTATGTTATAGATAAGAACAAACTTGAGGTTGTAAAAACTATCAAAATTCCTAAAAAATATGTGAAAGAGCGCACTGTAAAAGTTAACGGTAAAAAAATCAAAGTTAAACCTCGTGGTCCAGTGCATATCGAGTTTAACAAAGATGGTGATGAATTTTGGGTAAGTGTATGGGGTAATAAACTTCTCCCAAGTGCAATCTTGGTATATGATTCTGATTCACTTAAACTCAAAAAAGCAATCACTGGCGATTGGGTACGTACTCCAACCGGTAAATTCAACGTATTTAATACTAAATACGATATCTATTGA